TCTACTGGAGCGACTCGGCCCTGGCGCTCTGGATGAGCGGTGCCGACACCGTCTCGGGCGAGCACCTGGAGAATCTCGTCCTGGCCGATCTGCTGGTGTGGCGCGACGGTCAGGTGCCGGCCCCGAACGTGCTGTTCTGGCGGACGACGACGGATCGCGAGGTGGACTTCGTCATCGAGACCGGCGACCGGCTGCTGGCCGTCGAGGTGAAGGCCGCCCCGACTCCCGGGTTGGCGGACACCCGCGGCTTGCGCCTTTTCGGGAGGAGTATCGGGATCGGTTCGCGGGCGGCCTGCTGCTGCACGGCGGTTCCGGAACGCAGTGGATGGCCGAGGGCGTGCTGGCCGTGCCCTGGTGGCGGGTGGTGTAGCGGCGGCGGCGAAGGATGAGGCCGATTCAGGAGGGCGACGACAGCCTCTGCGAGGCTTCGCGCGTTCGGCCGGCCAGCAGCGTCAACACCGTCTGCATTGTCGATCCCATCGCATCCACGCGGCCGGCCAGCCGCGCGATCTGCCACGAGTTGAACA
The Acidobacteriota bacterium DNA segment above includes these coding regions:
- a CDS encoding DUF4143 domain-containing protein, with amino-acid sequence MQCRAESLPASGQHGMGYLPEGRQYVVVQVAGSGLPGRWRRCGCRRPDHGWICRGRWGNCGCLRRVGLHIAHGAGDIRPSRGRRPANVPLDLPASFQLVRLPPYSVNRSKRLAKSPKLYWSDSALALWMSGADTVSGEHLENLVLADLLVWRDGQVPAPNVLFWRTTTDREVDFVIETGDRLLAVEVKAAPTPGLADTRGLRLFGRSIGIGSRAACCCTAVPERSGWPRACWPCPGGGWCSGGGEG